CTGGCCCAGCACGTAACGCTGTTGACCATCACTCGCTCGCACGGCGGACACGGGCTTGGATCCTCCGCATTGTTCTTTGCAGACGACCTCCCGCTTCAGCAACCATCCGAAGAACTGACGGTTTCGCAAGGCAACCCCGAGGCCATCAGCCTTGAGGGCTTGTGTCCCCCGGATGACGTCAACGAGGTTGGCCTTCAAGGGCTCGAACATCGCTTCACCATCATGCATCCCGAGGAAGATCAGCCCACGCCGGTGGCCTGCGGTGCCTATTCCGAGTGGGAGGGCATTCTGGCCAATATGGGCGTGCTGGTTGCACCTCCCTGGCGGCGGCGAGGCTTGGGCACCCTGGCCGCTTCCATCGCTGCACATGAAGCACTTGCCTCCGGCCTGACTCTCCAGTGGAAGGCCGATGTCAGTAACACCGGTGCGCTGGCGATGGCCCGCAGCCTGGGATTTGCCACGGGCGGGCTCCACGCC
The sequence above is a segment of the Arthrobacter sp. StoSoilB22 genome. Coding sequences within it:
- a CDS encoding GNAT family N-acetyltransferase; its protein translation is MTLEPTSAAIIQLAWARRLGLDDDAFATAAARLTTSAADPGDLGNRITRVDDAARSLVFLRLFGVSALVGPQWALDAAAAIPDTELAQHVTLLTITRSHGGHGLGSSALFFADDLPLQQPSEELTVSQGNPEAISLEGLCPPDDVNEVGLQGLEHRFTIMHPEEDQPTPVACGAYSEWEGILANMGVLVAPPWRRRGLGTLAASIAAHEALASGLTLQWKADVSNTGALAMARSLGFATGGLHASVILG